Within Selenomonadales bacterium, the genomic segment CGCCGGGGGTGTCTTTCCAGATGGCACCGTCTGCGATGAGGTCTTCTGCTTTTTCACGTGTGCGGTTGTAGACGCATACGGTGATGCCTGCTTTCATAAGGTTCGATGCCATCGAGCGTCCCATGACGCCTGTGCCGACGAAACCGACGACTTTTTCTGCGAGATTATCCATATGAACACGTCCTTTTTCTGATTATCAGTCAAGTTTATGTTATGCGCGATATGCGCCGATGATTTCTCCGTAGTAGATGGTGTGTACGTCACCGCTAGAGTACCAACGGTCACGCATACTTTCGTCGAGGAGTGCGAGGTCCATTTCTTGTTTGTAGAGGGTCTTGCACTCGAAGTGGAGCGGACAGCCGCCGATGAACGGCGTGGAGAGCTTCGCGGGCGGAAGAAGGGTAAGACCTGCTTCGGCGATCTTATCTGTATCGCGGCCGCTTTTTGCACCGCAGAGCTTGACGGCATCGGCGAGTGCGCCTTCGGGAAGGCTGACGGTGAATTCGCCTGCCGCGTCGATCATGGTCTTTGTATGACGGGACTCGCGTACCATGACGGTGAAGACGGGCTTGCCCCACATGTAGGAGATGGCACCCCAGCCGATGGTCATGGTGTTGACTTTGTCGTTTGCTTTTGTTGTGAGAAATGCGCCTTGCGAGAGGCTGGTGAGCGCTTCGCGTGCGTATTCGTTATAGGAAATGGGATTCATGCTATGTCCTCCTTGTTATCATAACAATATATATTCGCGATTGTCTGACAATTTCCTTTTATTTTGTATCACAAATATTTTTTGTCTGCATAGTCTGGATAAAAAGGAGGAATGATGGTGGGGCGTGACGGTCTGAGTGAGGCGGTCTTTTCGTGGGCGGTGGTCGCATTTTGCGTGTTGGTGCTGCTCTCTCTGGTGAGCAGGTATCTCTTTTTCTTCGGGCTTGGCGTAGCGGCAGGGCTTCTTATTGCGTATGAATT encodes:
- a CDS encoding flavin reductase family protein, whose product is MNPISYNEYAREALTSLSQGAFLTTKANDKVNTMTIGWGAISYMWGKPVFTVMVRESRHTKTMIDAAGEFTVSLPEGALADAVKLCGAKSGRDTDKIAEAGLTLLPPAKLSTPFIGGCPLHFECKTLYKQEMDLALLDESMRDRWYSSGDVHTIYYGEIIGAYRA